The sequence TGTTCGACCACGTCGATCACTCGATGGCGCTCATGCGCGAGGAGACCTTCGGACCCAGCATCGGCATCATGCGCATCCGCGACGAAGCCGAAGGCGTGCGCCTGATGAACGACTCCCACTACGGCCTCACGGCGTCGATCTGGACCCGCGACGCCGAACGCGGCGCCGCGCTGGCGACCCAGGTCGAGGCCGGCACCGTGTTCCTCAACCGCTGCGACTACCTCGACCCGGCGATGGCATGGACCGGCGTGAAGGACTCTGGCCACGGCGTCTCGTTGTCGACGCTGGGCTTCGACCAGGTCACGCGACCGAAGAATTTCCACCTGCGCGTCAGCTGGTGAGGGAGCATTCGCGCATGCACGGCGTCCACGATCGCAAGACCCTCGAGAGCTGGCTCGACCACGCCGGCATCAAGCGCCACAAGATCGGCGTGTTCGACATCGACGGGGTGCTGCGCGGCAAGTATGTCGACCGCGCGAAGTTCCTGTCGGTGGTCGACGGCGGCTTCGGCTTCTGCGACGTCGTGCTGGGCTGGGACAGCGCCGACGCGCTCTACGACAACGTCAAGGTCTCCGGCTGGCACACCGGCTATCGCGACGCGCCGGCGGTGCTCGATCTCTCGACGCTGCGCGTGCTCGCGTGCGAGGAAGACACCGCGCTGGTGATCGGCAACTTCGCGGGGGACTACGCCGGGGTCTGCCCCCGCACGCTGCTGCAGCGCGTGGTCGCCCGCGCGAACGCCATGGGCTTGGTGCCCAAGGCCGCGCTCGAGTACGAGTTCTTCCTGTTCGACGAGACGCCCGACTCGGTGCGCGAGAAGGGCTATCGCAACCTCAAGCCGTTCACGCCGGGCATGTTCGGCTACTCGGTGCTGCGCTCGACGGTTCACGCGGACATCTATCACGAGCTGCTCGACACCATGTCCGCGATGGACTGCGACATCGAGGCTCTCCACACCGAGACCGGCCCCGGCGTGCTCGAGGCCGCGATCGGCGTCGACGAGGCCGTGCGCGCGGCCGACAAGGGCGCCATCTTCAAGACCTTCACCAAGGTGCTCGCCCAGCAACGCGGGCTCATGGCCACGTTCATGGCCAAGTGGAGCTCCGAGGTGCCGGGCCAGAGCGGCCACATCCACATCTCGCTATGCGACGCGACCAGCGGCGAGAACCGCTTCCACGACGCCGACGCCGAGCATGGCATGAGCGAGGTCATGCGGCAGTTCGTGGCCGGGCAGGTCAAGTACCTGCCCGAGGTGCTACCGATGGTGTGCGCAACGATCAATGCCTACCGCCGCATGGTGCCCGGCGTGTGGGCGCCGACCTCGGCCAACTGGGGCGTCGAGAACCGCACCACCGCGGTGCGCGTCATCCCGGGCGGGCCCAAGGCCCAGCGCAGCGAGTACCGCCTCGGGCCCGCCGACGCGAACCCGTACCTCGCGCTCGCGGCGGCGCTCGCCAGCGGTCTCCGCGGCATCGAGGAACGCCTCGAGCTGCCCGAGATCGTGCGCGGCAACGCCTACGACGCCCACGGTCCGCATAGCCTGCCGCTGCCGACCACACTGCGCGATGCCGCGGTGGCGTTCGAGCGCAGCACCGCGGCGCGCGAGATGTTCGGCGACGCGTTCGTCGAGCACTTCGCCGCCACGCGGCTGTGGGAGGACCGTCAGTTCCGCAAGCACGTCGCGGACTGGGACCTCGCGCGCTAC is a genomic window of Deltaproteobacteria bacterium containing:
- a CDS encoding glutamine synthetase; this translates as MHGVHDRKTLESWLDHAGIKRHKIGVFDIDGVLRGKYVDRAKFLSVVDGGFGFCDVVLGWDSADALYDNVKVSGWHTGYRDAPAVLDLSTLRVLACEEDTALVIGNFAGDYAGVCPRTLLQRVVARANAMGLVPKAALEYEFFLFDETPDSVREKGYRNLKPFTPGMFGYSVLRSTVHADIYHELLDTMSAMDCDIEALHTETGPGVLEAAIGVDEAVRAADKGAIFKTFTKVLAQQRGLMATFMAKWSSEVPGQSGHIHISLCDATSGENRFHDADAEHGMSEVMRQFVAGQVKYLPEVLPMVCATINAYRRMVPGVWAPTSANWGVENRTTAVRVIPGGPKAQRSEYRLGPADANPYLALAAALASGLRGIEERLELPEIVRGNAYDAHGPHSLPLPTTLRDAAVAFERSTAAREMFGDAFVEHFAATRLWEDRQFRKHVADWDLARYFEII